Below is a genomic region from Flammeovirgaceae bacterium SG7u.111.
CCGCTTCTTTTCCATTTCCGCCTCAATATTTTGCTGCGTTTGCAAGTAAGTATCCTTGTAGCCCCAAACTTCTACATTCACAATTTCCTCCTCTAGCAATAAGGTATCTTGCAAAACAGGTTCTGGAGAAAAACCAAAATACAGTTTGAAACCATCTCTGGAAAAATGCGGTGCATAATATTGGTTCACCACCCACCCATCAAGCGCAACGTTTGAAGATTCATCAATAAGCTTTTGGGCAGAGTCAAGGCTGTTAGTCCAGTAGTACAAACCAAATTTCCTGATCTGTGCCTCAGTCGTGTCCGTATCGGCAAGGAAGCTGAGCTGTGAGCCCGTTTCGTCCCACGTGAGGTGGCTAAATGTAGCCTCGCCCCGCATCATCGGTTGCAAAGCTTTGTTAGAAATATCATACAGGTAGACTCCTTTTTGGAAAAGGCTGTCGTCGCCAGTAGAGTGGAACATCAAGCCTGTCCCCGTTTTGGAAAGGGAGTATTCGGTCACGTACATAAAGGTGTCTTGCCTGCCTGTTTCCAGTTCGCGCAAAATGAGCTTCGTACCGTTTTCTTCCGACTCTTGCTTTGGCTCGGGCATATTGGCAATGGCAACGCTGTCGCCAGCAACTAGTGAAGTATCTTTTTCGACCTTCTGCTCTTTAAGCAAATAGGCAAGCCAACCGCCTGCTTTCTCGGGCAACTGAAAAGAGGCAACTTCGGCAATTCTGACCGTGTCGGGCTTGGAAAGACCAACAATCAAAAGAGAGTCAGTAGGCAAATCGCTGTCCTCTACTTTGCGACGGCGCATTTCGGCAAGGCTGTCCAAGTGGGGCTTTAAGGTAGCCACTACGTATTTTTCATCGTAACTAAAAGCTGCTCCGCTGGCTCTCTCAAAACTAAATTCAGAGGTAGATTTCGAGTTTTTAATTTTCAAAGTTTCGTCTCCGTGCTGAGGCCGCAAAGAGTAAAGCAACCAATTCCCCTCGGTGGAAATACTTTTGTTACCAACTCGCTTCCAGTCATCGTACACCTCGTGGGTCAGTACTTTTTTTGCCTCTTGGGCAAATGTGCTGCTGCTTGCAACCAATAGGATTGCCGCTATCAAGATTTTTTTCATCGTAGCTATTTTTGTGGTTCGATATTGTCAATAAAACAAATATAAAGGGAATGGTTACAAAACAGGTTTATATTTCGATCAGATTAGTTTTTAATAAAAGCCCTTGTTCAGATTCATTGAATAACCCGAAGCTTTAGCATTATAGATATTACTTAAACCTTCACTAGTGTCCCATTAAAATTGGGACGTTATCAATAATTAAACAAATTTGGCTCATTCAGCCTAAAACGTTCTTTGTCATTTTGAAATTTAGTTCTCTGGAAGAGGTCTCGAAGATGAGTTTTATCGGTCAATGATATACTCAATATCTGTAAGACCTCATATGTGCTTCTGTCAAGTTTCATGTCTTTCTGGACAATTGCCACCAAACAGTAGGTGCATATAGCAACATAGATCTGTATACGGACCGCATTTTCAGTAGTACCCCAGAATTTTTTGATTTTCAGATGTTGCTTTAACCATTTGAAGAACAACTCGACTTGCCAGCGATTTTTATAAAGCTGGGCAACTTGCAAAGCAGAAATGTGCATTGCATTGGTCAAGAATAGAAGCTGGCGCTTTTGTTCTTCATCCCAATATCTGACGAGCCGAAGATGTCCTGGATAATATTGTTTTGGATAAAAACCAGTCAATTCAATTGTAACATCAGAAAGTACGTTCTTGGGCAACCTCCGTTTCCATTTGATTGTCTTGCATTGGAGGTTCTTTTTTGCCCTGACAACGAAGAAAGCCCCTATCTGATGAATCTTATACAACATCTTGAAGTGGTTATATGCACGGTCAAATATGTAATAAGATCCTGGTTCATAAGGAATCTCTTTCATCGCCGTAGAATCGTGTACAGAAGCTTCTGTAATATGAAAGAATGCGGGGATCTGCGTCTCTACATCATATAAATGTATGCACTTTGATTCCGCCTTTTTTCTTACGGAACTTCGCCCACCAGAATACAGAAAGGCACAAGTCAATCGTAGTAGAGTCAAAAGCGTAGACATTGCCGTCAAGCTTGAAGATGTCAGAAACCCGTTTCTGACGGGCTTCATCAACCAGATAGTAAGCATACTCTTCAAAGATGCGATGGTCCCTGTCCTGGTTGGCCCTAGACAAGGATGACCTAGAAACATTCTTGCCCAAACCCAAATGATAAGATTTGGAATGATGGGCATCAAGTGCGACAATCAGATCTCTCAGGCTTTCACGATTGGATAATTGCCCAAACATCAGGGCAAGCAGCTGGTTCCAACAAGTGAAATGCTTCACGTATTTGTTTCCGTCATACTTACGAACGATGTAGTTAAACTTATTCCTATCCAGAAACGATGCTAACTGAGCGAAAACGTATTTATCCTTATGCATTTGCTATTCTCTTTAGGAATGAATGGCGAAAATGCAAATTGAAATCCGTTTAATCGAAAAACACCTACAACTAACTAAATTTCAAATATTTAAAAGAGTCTTATTGGATTTTAATGGGACAGCAATGTTAAACCTTATCAAATTAAGCTTCTGTTTTTGCCAGATTTTTGCTCTAAGTAACGTTGTTAAGAACGGCATAGATAGACTATTTTTTAACCAGCATACAACATGAAACAACTGATTTTTATAATATCCTCTTTCTTAGTAACCAACTTCACGTTTGCCCAAGAAGAAGAGCCAAAATACCACGGTCTAGTTATAGGCGAGGCTTTAGTTGAAGGTGATACAAAATTCGAGCACCTATTGGACGGGTTAAAAAAAGAAGCCCAATCTTTTTCCATTGACAGCAATGCAGATACGGTACTGGAATTGACATCGGGTACTAAAATCACAATTCCAAGTGGGGCATTTACTAATTCTAGTGGGACTACCATCAATGGTGAAGTAGCTGTTTCATTCAATGAGTTTATCAGTATTTCTGATATGATTTTGGAAGGATTATCTACTGTAGATACCGAAGGACGATTACTAGAAAGTGGTGGGATGTTCAACTTGAACGCAACTGATAAAAAAGGCAATGAACTAGCAATTGACGAGGCTAAGTCACTTCAGATAGAGTTAGTGACAGATGCCAAGCCCAAGCCTTTCAAGTTGTATAAAAGTAAAATAGGTAACAGATGGAAACTCCAAAATGAGGGGCGATTGTACCTCATCCCACTTGTGTTTTTTATATCTCCTAATAAAATAGAAAATGGACTACGGCTTGTCAATGGATCCAAATCTGTTAAATACGATATTCTATTTGGAGGCTCTATGGTCGAGTATTACTACCATCCTTATAAATTAGGTTATCCATTTTCCGATAATTTCCCTTTTTCCTTGAAAAATGAGGATGTCAACTTTTTAGATTTTGTTTTTCCTAAGCTAGTGGATAAAAACAAAATCGTAAAAATCATTTCCAACAAAGGAAAAGAAATTACAGCCTTAAAAGTACGCCTTAAAGAGTATAAAACTGATGGGAGTCTAGATTCTGTAAAAATCGATATTCTGAGTAAAAACAACCAATTTAATACAGATATTCTTGAAGAGAAATTGACATCTGTAGTCAACTTAGCTATCCCTTTCCCAAATCTTTACAACCCATCAGAAAACTTGGTAATCAGAGTAGTGACATACAAAACACCAATACTGCCTTCAATTGGTTTGTTGAATGGTATTAATGTCTATACAGCTAATATTATTTCTATGGGATTTAAAAACCTAGATCAATTAATAGATGAACAATCGCCTAGGGTAAGTATAAAAATCAAAAGCGATGTGATACCTGTTGGTCGTTGCTATATCACTTTTAAAAACAGAAAAGTGGTAGCATATGAAACTTTTCAATACAAGAATGAAACGACTTTCGAACAGATTGTAAAAGATGAGCCATGTAAAATAATAGCTTTTGGCATGAAAGAAGGAAAGGTGGTATTTGCTGAAAAAGATTTTGTGGCAACTGGAGAAGAAACTGTTTCGCTTGAGTTTGAAGAGCTGAATTCCAATGAAGATTTGAAAGCCAGAATTCAACGTATTTTTGCTGAGGATTAACGGGTTCAACCCCTATTCGGGTTCATTGAACTAACACGAGGCTTATAGGTGAAATTTATGCAACCCCTCACGGGGTTGTATTGAATTATGGCAACTCCTTCTACAATTGTGTAACCTCTACGAGGTTGAGGTTTGCACAAATATTCTACCCCGTGAGGGGTTGCACAATTGTAGCAATCCATCTTACCCCCAAAACAACGCCGTAGAGCCTGTCACGCATTTCGGAGGATGTGCACAAAATGTTTGCAGTCGTTTTTATAAACCCATGCAATCAACTCCCCTCCCAAATAAAAATCAAAAAAAGGGTGCTTTTTTAGCTTTAATAATGCAAATTGGCCGAAAGATTTTCGCCTTTGTTTTTTATTCCAAACTGATTCAAATTCAACTGCCACCCAAGCTTTTAGATCTTGGGAAAAATATGTTCATCATCCTTGGCAACGACTGGATTATATTTAGAGCATGTTTAAAATTTAGGTTTTCCGAGTGTCGGTCCAAAACCGAAAATGCTCAGATTGAGATTCTCGATATGTGCATTTGCAGCGAAATAGATAAAATTCAAACATGCTCTTATTGAATATCAAATACTTGTAACCATAGGCAACAATTATTTTTGAGGTAATTCTTAAATTCTCAAACATTATGAAAGAATATTTGAAGCACGACGAGTGGTCGATCATAGAAGAAGGTTTCAAACCCGAATACAACCGAATTTCAGAAAGTGTGTTTAGCATTGGCAACGGACACATGGGCATGCGAGCCAATTTTGAAGAGCAATATAGCGGAGATTCCTTACAGGGAAGTTACTTGGCTGGAGTGTATTACCCCGACAAAACAAGAGTTGGATGGTGGAAAAATGGCTATCCCGAATATTTTGCCAAGGTGATAAACGCTCCCAATTGGATTGGGATAAATATAGAAATAGCAGGTGAATCCTTAGATTTGGCACATTGCGAAGTATTGGACTTTCGCAGGGAGCTAAACATGAAAGAAGGCTACCTCGAACGATCTTTTACCGCAAGGTTGAAAAGCGGGAAAGAGGTGGCAGTGAATGCAAAGCGGTTTGTAAGCCTTCCTGCCAAAGATATTGGGGCGATCAGGTATGCGATAAAGCCACTCAACTTTTCTGACTCTATTGAATTCACCCCTTACCTCGATGGCGATGTCCACAACGAGGATTCTAACTACGACGAGCAGTTTTGGGATGAAATCAGCCGAGAAATCCCGACCGAAGACGAAGGGTATTTGGTTTCAAAAACCAAGAAAACAGGTTTTGTTGTTTGTACAGGAATGAAGTTCAGCCTTACCCAAGGCGGAAGGACGGTACAGCTGAACCCAATTCCTTCGGAAAAGAAACAATATGTTTCCCACACATTTACTGTAGATTGTAAAGAGGGTGAAGAAACCGTGCTTTTCAAATTTGGCTGCAACGTTACCTCGCGCGATTATCCTGAGGCTGAGCTTACAGATATTTGCAAGAAATTGCTCAATACCTATGCAGAGAAAGGCTTTGGCGTTCTGCTCCATGAGCAAAGCAGGGCTTGGGGCATGAAATGGGCTACCAGTGACATTATTATAAAAGGAGACGTAGCTGCACAGCAGGGAATCCGCTTTAATATTTTCCAACTCAACCAAACCTACACGGGCGAAGACGAACGCCTGAACATTGGGCCAAAAGGCTTCACAGGAGAGAAATACGGAGGCGTAACTTACTGGGACACAGAAGCATATTGCCTACCATTTTACCTCGCTACGCACGAGCCACATGTTGCCAAACAACTGGTAGTTTACCGCTACAAACACCTGCAAAAGGCGATAGAAAATGCGGAAAAACTAGGCTTTAAAAATGGAGCTGCACTGTACCCAATGGTGACCATCAACGGTGAAGAATGCCATAACGAGTGGGAAATTACCTTTGAGGAAATCCACCGAAACGGAGCCATTGCCTTTGCCATTTTCGATTATATCCGCTACACAGGCGACCATGAGTACATGGTGGAATATGGCTTGGAAGTGTTGATAGCTATTTCAAGGTTCTGGGCGCAGCGTGTGAATTTCTCGGAAGCGAAGCAGCAATATGTGATGCTAGGCGTGACGGGACCCAACGAGTACGAAAACAACATCAACAACAACTGGTACACCAGCACGCTAGCTTGCTGGACGATGAAATATACGATTGAGTCGTTGGGCTATGTGAAGTCGAAAAACGAGGATAAGTACGATGACCTCATTGCAAAAGTGAACTTCAATTTTGAAGAAGAGACAACAAAATGGCTCGACATTTTAGAAAAAATGTACCTTGGCGAAGACAGCAAAAAAGGCATTTTCCTCCAACAAGATAATTTCTATGATAAGGAATTGATTCCTGCGGCAGAACTTCCTGCGGAGGAGACCCCTATCCACGAGCACTGGTCGTGGGACAGGATTTTACGCTCTTGCTACATCAAGCAAGCAGATGTATTGCAAGGAATTTACTTGTTTGAAGATCAGTTTGACAAAGAAACAATTGAGCGGAATTTTGATTTTTACGAGCCGCTTACTGTTCACGAGTCTTCGCTTTCGCCTTGCGTGCATTCCATTTTGGCGGCATCCATAGGCAGAAGGGAAAAAGCCTACGAGATGTATGTGAGAACTTCTCGCCTCGACCTAGACGACTATAACAACGACACAGACGATGGCCTGCACATCACCAGTATGGCGGGAACTTGGATGTCGGTAATCAAAGGATTTGGGGGAATGCGTGTGCAAAATGGAGAGGCTTACTTCGAGCCGTTTGTTCCTGGCAACTGGGAAGCACTCGCATTCAAGGTGTACTTTAGGGGGCATTTGCTCAGCGTAATGGCTACCAAAGAGAAGGTTGCCATTAGCAACCAAAGCGAAGAGCCGATCAGGCTTCACTTGTTTGGCGCAAGGCACAAAATAGAGCCAAACGGCGTGGTAGAAGTAGATGCCAAATAGATGTTTAAGGTATCAAGAAGTAGCCCTAGGGCTACTTCTTTTGCGTTGGTATTGGTTTGTTTGGTTTCGTCTTTTCTTTTGCCTTGTCTCTATGCTCATCTCTAAGAGCATCGATGGAATCGTTTACTGCTTTAAAGATATCGCGAGAGTCTGCCAGCCTATTCATATAATAGTCGAAGCTTTGGGTATAAATTGCACTATCGATACCGTGCTTTTTATATAATTCATTTTGCAAGGCAGTAAAATATGCCTTTTGTTCCTCTTTCCCTTTTATCCTCATGTCCACTTTCGATTCGAGCATCTGCATGTCGACCGTTACATCTATCATCTGATCTTTAGGGATAACACCTTTGGGCAGCTTATTTTTATCACAAGCAACAAGGGATACCAACAAAAGGAAAAAGCCTATTTTTTTCATGTTCCAAAATTATGCATTTCATTTTTGTATAAAACATTAAAAGCCTAGTTTTCATTTTACCGAGGTGGACAAACATAAAGACTCTGCTATCAAAAGGACAGCCCAAAATGAAGGATGGTAGGGGGAACTTGGCGAGCATCTGCGTTAAAAACTGTTAAATATAGAAAAGCAGAACTATTAAGCCCACTAGCGGTTTAAATTTGTTTGCTAGAAGCTGTTCAGAAATATAATTCCCAAACAGTTTCTTACATTTGGCAAACAACCACCAATTTGGACTGGTTGCTAAACAAAACCACGGATATATGAATCTTCAGGAGATAATAGGAAAACTGAGGAATTACGAGATACGGATAAGAAAGGCGATAAACTCGCAGATGCAAGGCGATTACCATTCGGTGTTCAAAGGCTCAGGGCTGGAGTTTGACGATGTGCGCTCCTACCAATACGGGGACGATGTTCGGCATATTGACTGGAACGTTTCGGCTAAAGGGCATGGAGCGTTTGTAAAAACCTTTAAGGAAGAAAAGGAACAAAACATCTTTTTTATTTTGGATGTGAGTGCTTCGCAAGAGATTGGAGCTGACGGAAAGCAAAAAATAGACATAGGAAAAGAAATTTTGGGCGTGCTTACCCTTTCGGGAACAAAGGAGGACAGTTCTATTGGTTTGTTATGTTTTTCGGATAAAAAAGAAAAATACATTAAGCCCAACAAAAGCATCAAACATGCTTACGAGATCATCAGTACGGTATATAAATTGAAGCCCGATTCGTCCAAAACGAACCTTCGCGAGGCAATGGGGCTGGCGTTGAATACCATTAAGAGAAAAAGTATCTTCGTGGTTATATCCGACTTTTTGGACCAAGGGTATGAGCGGAACTTGAAGGCTATTGCCCAAAAGCATGATCTGATCATCATCCATATTTCCGATGAGCGGGAAACTGATTTACCGAAGTTGGGCATCGTACCTATGTACGATAAGGAAAGCAAGCAAACCGTATGGGTAAATACTTCATCGGCAGAGTTTAGGCAAAACCTCAAGCACTTTTACACCGATGGAAGAGCGACGTTGGAGGATATTGCCAAGAAATTCAATGCTAGTTACTTACATGTAAACACACAGGAAGATTACATTCCTAAGTTGATTAGGCTCTTTAAAGTGAGAAATAGACATAAAAGATAGAGTATGGAGCAGGAGTTTGAGGCAAGAGAAGTGAGTTGGGCGGTTTAGAAAAAGAGATAAACATTATTGAACAATATAAAAATAAAGATATTGAACACAGTGCAATTGAGCTATAATGATTTTTTTGGGGCAAAAAGGCATTGTTTGGCTAAGGGATTAGGATTGCTTCTATTTTTGTTAGCTTTTGTAGGGCTTTCTGAAGAAGTTGCTGCACAACAATTGCCCAAGGGAAGGTTTATGAAAGATACGCTAAAGCTAGGTGAGCCAGTGGAGTATTTGCTAACTTTCAAGCACCCTTCTGATATGGAAGTGGTTTTTCCCGACTCCTCTCACGATTTTTCCCCTTTTGAGTTCTTGGAAAAAAAGTACTTCCCTACACAAACTGATAGCACGGGAAGTCTTGATAGTGTCATCTATGTGCTTGCAACCTTTGAGCTTCCTCCCGTACAACATTTGGCAGTTCCTGTGTTTGTAGCTGGCGAAGAAGGAAAAATGGATACTTACAATCCTTTTTCCGATAGCATTTGGCTACAAGAAGTAGTAACAGCCATTCCAGATTCGGTGGTGATGAAGGAAAACACCACTTGGGCTATTGTTCAAAAGCAATTCAATTTCCCCTTGCTTTGGCTTGTGTTGGCCACCATTTTGATATGGGCAATCGTCCTATTTATTATTTTCAACAAGCCGATTAGGAAGAAGTACAAACTTGGCAAAATGAATACCCACCACTTGCAGTTCCTTGAGGATTTTGAGGAACTGGTGAAGGGCAAAAAAGATCACCAAACACTCAATAGGGCTTTATTGATTTGGAAAACATACACCGGCAAGCTTATCGACTTGGCGCTGGTAAGTTTCACTACCAAAGAAATAAACGGCTATTTGCGAAACGATAAATTGCATCAGTCCCTAAGAAATATTGATAAGGCAATTTATTCGGGAGTGATCAATAAAGAAATAGAGCAAGACTTTGAGCTGCTCAAAGAGTTTACTGTTGAAAAGTACAACGAGAAAGTTGAAGAGCTGAAAAATGGATAATTTCAATATAGATTGGTTCAGTTTTAAATGGCTAAGTCCCGCTACGCTTCAGGGATACGAATGGCAGCAATTTTGGGTGCTTTATTTGATCCCTGCCGCTATCATTATCTTGCTGTTGCGCTGGCTTATTCTCAACCAGATGCGCCAAAAGCTGGAAATAGCCCTGCCAGAAGGTAAGGTTCGAAAAAGCAGTTCAGCTTGGCTGAGGTTCATCCCACCTGTTTTTATGGCACTGACCTTGGTGTTTTTATTGGTTGCCTTGGCTCGCCCACAAAAAACCAACGAGCAGATAGAGCAATGGACCGAGGGAATTGACATCATGCTGGTATTGGATATTTCGGAGTCTATGCAGATAGAAGACTTTGTGCCCAACCGGCTGGAAGCTGCCAAAAAAGTAGCCCGAGAGTTTATTGGAGGACGCTTTCAAGATAGAATTGGCATCGTTATCTTCTCAGGAGAAGCTATTTCCTATTCCCCGCTTACCACCGACTACGAGTTACTAAACTCACTGGTAGATGATATAGATTTCAATATGATAGCCAAGGGCGGAACAGCTATTGGAAGTGCAATTGCTGTAGGAATAAACCGCATGCAAGAGTCTGACTCTAAGTCGAAAGTTCTTATTTTGCTCAGTGATGGGGAAAATACAGCGGGTAGCCTAGATCCGATAACAGCAGCAAATATGGCGTATGCTTACGGAATAAAAATGTACACCATTGGGGTGGGAAAAGAAGGGAAAGTTCCTTTTGGCACGGACATGTTTGGAAGGAAGCGTTACATTGAGCAAAGTCTTGATGAAACTGCATTGAGGGAAATTGCCAAAATTGGTGAGGGAAAGTACTTTAGGGCTACCAACAACCGAGCGTTGGATCAGATTTTTAAGATCATTGATGAGTACGAAAAAGCGGAAATCAAAGAAACCCGTTTCAAAGATACGCGCGATTATTACTACATCTATCTCATTTATAGCATCATTAGCTTTTTGGTTTGGCTGGGGCTCAAGAGCACATTCATGAGCAACGTTTTGGAAGATTAAGAAGCTGTTTTGAATTTAATCAATCAAGACTTTCGTCGCCACTAGGCAAGTTAGTTGTCTTATTTGCCTAAAGCACGATTCTTGAGTTTACCTATTATACCTGTAAAGGTGTAAAAGCTTCACAAACCAACTAAAAACTATGTTTGCCTATATTTTATTATTTTTCACACTTCTCCTTGCTCCTACAGAATACACAGAGGAGTGGAAAAAAATAGCCTCCAAAGATGGCGTAGAGGTATATGTGTTGCACAAACCGTCCAAGATTTCCAGTTCGGTAAGTACCGTAGTGAAGCTTAAAAACACAAACTCGTACCAAGTTAAGGTAATTTTCAACCTTTCCATTACTTGCGGACACAGTAGCGAGGCTAAAGCACAGGGGAAAAAATCGGTCATTTTAGCTCCAAACGACGAATCATCACTCCATCATTACAAAGCCTGCCAGAGCAATGGAGCTACAGAAGCCACCATAAAGCTCCTAGAATTTACCGTGACTTCGCTTTAAACTACTTTTGCCTACTCCAAAGTTGCTTCAACAAAATATGTCGGATGTAGGGAATAATTATTTTTTCTATTGTCTTTTGTTATTAATGCATTATATTGATGCTGATTAAAAGCCAATAAGCTTAATTATTCAAAAAGCGAAGATTTTAATGAAATGAGGCAGACATTAGACCAAAACAAGGTAGTATTGGAGCGGATGTATGGGAAGACCGATTACTTCTCTGAAATCAATCCTAAAAGGCAAATTTATATCCACCATAGCGTTTCCCATCCCAACCCTAGGCAAGTAATACAAAGTTGGAGAAAAAGCTCTTATCGTAAAGGAGCGGCATTTGTGATAGCAGGAAAACCTTACGAAAACGAGACTTCTTATGAGGACGGGACTATTTTTAGCGCATTCTCTTCCAAATATTGGGCTTTGCACCTTGGAGTTCACAATGAGAAAAACGAAATTCCCAAACGATATAAAAACAGGACACATACCAGGTTCTTAGAAAAGTATTCCATTGCTATTTCTATTTGCAACGCAGGAGAGGTAACTTGGGAAAGTGGTAAATTCTATTCAGCATTTCGGACAGTTGTGCCCGACACGGAGGTGATAGAATATGTAGACGGCTACAGAGGGAAACGTTTTTTCCATAAATATACCAAAGCACAAATCGAAAGCTTGAGGCAATTATTGGTTTTCTTGTGTAACAAATACGATATTCCTGCCAACTATCAGCCAGATATGTGGGAATTGAGTGAAAATGCTCTTTTGGGAAGATTCGGGATTTTCACATTGGCAAGTGTCCGTACCGATAAGGTAAGGTGTCACCCTCAACCCGACTTGGTGGAGATACTGATGGATTTACACAAAGATGCCGTGATGCCAGAAGACCAAGCAAAGCAGCAAGCCGTTGGCGAGGCAACAACATAAAATGTAACATTATAAATATCACTTTTTCAAAAGGGCAAGGGAAACTTTGCTCTTTTTTTATACCTTCAATTTTCCCTTTCATCTACATTTTAACAAGGATTAAGGCTTTTTAGACTGGGGAAATGGAAAATATCACATAAATTGCATAATTAAATCATTTTTCATCTTAGACAAAAAACGTAATCTTGGCGTCTGGTATTAGTAACTTTTGTGCAATACCACTATGAATCGTTAGCTTGTTTAATAAAATTACTATAATATGAACTTTGTAAAGCAACCCAAAAATCTACTAGCAGCACTAATCTTATTCCTATCCATCAATATTGCTACACATGCAGAAGGAATTGCTTTCGAGGAAATTTTGGGGGAAGAAAACTGGAAAGAAGTACTAAGCAAATCATCTGAAAATGAGAAGTTGATTTTTGTAGACCTCTACACAACTTGGTGCGGGTACTGCAAAATGATGGATAAAAATGTGTTCAGCGACGAGGGTGTTGGGAGCTACTTCAACGAACAGTTCATCAATGTAAAACTTGATGCCGAAACTGAGTTTGGGGCAAAGCTGACTACAGAAAACAAAGTCTCAGGTTTTCCAACCTATTTATTTGTAGATAAAAATGGAAACACGGTAAAAACCGTAGTTGGCTATATGGAAGCCGAAGAATTTTTGAAAGCAGGGAAAGGCTCACTTACTCTTTGGAAAAACTTCAGCGAGCTAGACGATGCCTACAAAAAAGGTACACTCAAAAAAGAACAAGCGAGCGAATACTTAGCCGCATTGAAAGAGAAAGGACTTGAAGACAAAGCGATAGAAGTTGCCAATAGTTTCGTAAAAAGCTTTAAGGAAGATGATTATAAACATGAGGC
It encodes:
- a CDS encoding IS4 family transposase, whose translation is MSTLLTLLRLTCAFLYSGGRSSVRKKAESKCIHLYDVETQIPAFFHITEASVHDSTAMKEIPYEPGSYYIFDRAYNHFKMLYKIHQIGAFFVVRAKKNLQCKTIKWKRRLPKNVLSDVTIELTGFYPKQYYPGHLRLVRYWDEEQKRQLLFLTNAMHISALQVAQLYKNRWQVELFFKWLKQHLKIKKFWGTTENAVRIQIYVAICTYCLVAIVQKDMKLDRSTYEVLQILSISLTDKTHLRDLFQRTKFQNDKERFRLNEPNLFNY
- a CDS encoding DUF4372 domain-containing protein, whose translation is MHKDKYVFAQLASFLDRNKFNYIVRKYDGNKYVKHFTCWNQLLALMFGQLSNRESLRDLIVALDAHHSKSYHLGLGKNVSRSSLSRANQDRDHRIFEEYAYYLVDEARQKRVSDIFKLDGNVYAFDSTTIDLCLSVFWWAKFRKKKGGIKVHTFI
- a CDS encoding glycoside hydrolase family 65 protein translates to MKEYLKHDEWSIIEEGFKPEYNRISESVFSIGNGHMGMRANFEEQYSGDSLQGSYLAGVYYPDKTRVGWWKNGYPEYFAKVINAPNWIGINIEIAGESLDLAHCEVLDFRRELNMKEGYLERSFTARLKSGKEVAVNAKRFVSLPAKDIGAIRYAIKPLNFSDSIEFTPYLDGDVHNEDSNYDEQFWDEISREIPTEDEGYLVSKTKKTGFVVCTGMKFSLTQGGRTVQLNPIPSEKKQYVSHTFTVDCKEGEETVLFKFGCNVTSRDYPEAELTDICKKLLNTYAEKGFGVLLHEQSRAWGMKWATSDIIIKGDVAAQQGIRFNIFQLNQTYTGEDERLNIGPKGFTGEKYGGVTYWDTEAYCLPFYLATHEPHVAKQLVVYRYKHLQKAIENAEKLGFKNGAALYPMVTINGEECHNEWEITFEEIHRNGAIAFAIFDYIRYTGDHEYMVEYGLEVLIAISRFWAQRVNFSEAKQQYVMLGVTGPNEYENNINNNWYTSTLACWTMKYTIESLGYVKSKNEDKYDDLIAKVNFNFEEETTKWLDILEKMYLGEDSKKGIFLQQDNFYDKELIPAAELPAEETPIHEHWSWDRILRSCYIKQADVLQGIYLFEDQFDKETIERNFDFYEPLTVHESSLSPCVHSILAASIGRREKAYEMYVRTSRLDLDDYNNDTDDGLHITSMAGTWMSVIKGFGGMRVQNGEAYFEPFVPGNWEALAFKVYFRGHLLSVMATKEKVAISNQSEEPIRLHLFGARHKIEPNGVVEVDAK
- a CDS encoding DUF4296 domain-containing protein; the encoded protein is MKKIGFFLLLVSLVACDKNKLPKGVIPKDQMIDVTVDMQMLESKVDMRIKGKEEQKAYFTALQNELYKKHGIDSAIYTQSFDYYMNRLADSRDIFKAVNDSIDALRDEHRDKAKEKTKPNKPIPTQKK
- a CDS encoding DUF58 domain-containing protein; this translates as MNLQEIIGKLRNYEIRIRKAINSQMQGDYHSVFKGSGLEFDDVRSYQYGDDVRHIDWNVSAKGHGAFVKTFKEEKEQNIFFILDVSASQEIGADGKQKIDIGKEILGVLTLSGTKEDSSIGLLCFSDKKEKYIKPNKSIKHAYEIISTVYKLKPDSSKTNLREAMGLALNTIKRKSIFVVISDFLDQGYERNLKAIAQKHDLIIIHISDERETDLPKLGIVPMYDKESKQTVWVNTSSAEFRQNLKHFYTDGRATLEDIAKKFNASYLHVNTQEDYIPKLIRLFKVRNRHKR
- a CDS encoding VWA domain-containing protein codes for the protein MDNFNIDWFSFKWLSPATLQGYEWQQFWVLYLIPAAIIILLLRWLILNQMRQKLEIALPEGKVRKSSSAWLRFIPPVFMALTLVFLLVALARPQKTNEQIEQWTEGIDIMLVLDISESMQIEDFVPNRLEAAKKVAREFIGGRFQDRIGIVIFSGEAISYSPLTTDYELLNSLVDDIDFNMIAKGGTAIGSAIAVGINRMQESDSKSKVLILLSDGENTAGSLDPITAANMAYAYGIKMYTIGVGKEGKVPFGTDMFGRKRYIEQSLDETALREIAKIGEGKYFRATNNRALDQIFKIIDEYEKAEIKETRFKDTRDYYYIYLIYSIISFLVWLGLKSTFMSNVLED
- a CDS encoding N-acetylmuramoyl-L-alanine amidase, with the translated sequence MRQTLDQNKVVLERMYGKTDYFSEINPKRQIYIHHSVSHPNPRQVIQSWRKSSYRKGAAFVIAGKPYENETSYEDGTIFSAFSSKYWALHLGVHNEKNEIPKRYKNRTHTRFLEKYSIAISICNAGEVTWESGKFYSAFRTVVPDTEVIEYVDGYRGKRFFHKYTKAQIESLRQLLVFLCNKYDIPANYQPDMWELSENALLGRFGIFTLASVRTDKVRCHPQPDLVEILMDLHKDAVMPEDQAKQQAVGEATT